The nucleotide sequence gcgagggcgagtggCTGGGCGGCAATGGCGCTGGGGCTGGGGCCGACGGCGGCCAGGCGGCGTCCGTGGAGCGGGTGTTCGCGGACAAGGCGGTGCCGTCGTGGCGGGAGCAGCTCACGCTGCGGGCGTTCGTCGTCAGCGCGCTGCTCGCCGTCATGTTCAGCGTCATCGTCATGAAGCTCAACCTCACCACGGGGATCATCCCCTCCCTCAACGTCTCCGCGGGGCTGCTTGGCTTCTTCTTCGTCCGCATGTGGACCGCCGCCGTCGAGAGGATGGGATTCCTCCGCCAGCCCTTCACCAGGCAGGAGAACACCGTCATCCAGACCTGCGTCGTCTCCGCCTACGGCATCGCCTTCAGCGGTCGGTAACCAACCaccagacccccccccccccccccccccccccccccccccccccccccccccccccccccccccccccgtcccgAACTATGTATGTTTCGCTAGTACTACTAGTGTACTAATTCGTGATTTCCTATCACCGCCGTTGTCTGCTTGAGTTGAGAGGAACTTGTGGTGATCGTGCTTTTGGGAGCGGTTGTTGCGTCGATTTCCTGCTCGCCTTCCTATGAATCGCCGATGTGCCGTTCGAATTGGTATGTTTGGTTTGTCTATAGTGGCTTTTGGGTGTGGGAGTAGTCTGAGTGTATGACGCAGATACAGAGAGTCACAGGGGGGCACATAGCGTGGGCTGTAGTTGGTAAGCCTGAAACGTCAGGGAATCGATTGTTCTTTTGCCCCAAAGGAAAACACCAACCGATCGCTTTCAGTAACGACTCAAAAATAGCGTTatcagtgcagagagctctcgctctatgcggggtctggaGAAGTGGTAAGCCTTACgctcgcctgtgcaatgtgaggagaccacgactcgaacccaggatcttccggtcataggcggtaagactaccgcttgcaccaggcccacccttctTGCTTCCTTTGCTGAATAAACGTGTAAAAAGTCAACaaaaatatttttcaaatatttgaCGCTCATAATTAGGTGATCAACTTTGGGCAAGAAATGCCATTTGTACTCAGGACAGGTTGAAACGGGATGAGCCTGCTTGGGTTGACTCCTCCCCTTAAAATAGATGCATAGTACATGcgttgctttttttttttcctttggcagACATGGCAGTATGGCACATGCATCTGAAGCATTGGTCGAACATAAATAACTATTTATGATCTGCAAGCTCATTTGTGAACCATGTTATTTAGTGCGTTGATGCCCAATCTATCATGTGCAACCACTGGACTTGCAGGCTGAAATAATTTGAAATTGCATAACAAAATGGCCCATACGCATAGGTTGGTCAGCTGGAATTAAGAAGCTACTCTTATCAGCAAGTTTAAATTTGCATGTcctccattgcagaactgcaaaTCTGCAACAACGCTTTCAGGAAATGAGTGATTATCTGTGTTTTGAAGTGGTCATAGTGTGATCAGATCATTTAAGGCATGAGACAAGTAGCATGTTTTGGTGCCTTATCTGTCCAAATCAAATAAGTAATCAAATCATTGTTTTCCCTGTTCGAGAGTGTGACTCACATCACTGCATCAGATAAGAATGTTGCGTTAAAGCCAACAAAAAATATGCAAAATGGCTTATACTCTTTTATTCAAATTAATCAGGTGGCTTCGGCAGTTATCTATTTGGAATGAGTGACAAAATAGCTAAACAAGCAACAGAGGCTAACGATGCTAATAACATAAAGGATCCTCACCTTGGATGGATGATAGGGTTCCTATTCCTTGTCAGTTTTATTGGTCTCTTTGCGCTTGTGCCCCTAAGAAAGGTATGTCTCCAATTCTTTTCTCCATTATGTTCTTACTGATTTACTGTATGGAAGCAAACTTGTTCTTATCAGCTTAATTTTGTTTCAGATTATGATTGTTGACTACAAGCTGACCTATCCAAGTGGCACAGCCACTGCATATCTCATCAACGGGTTTCACACACCTGAGGGAGCCAAGCTTGCAAAGTATGTCCATACagttctgcttttggctacttTGACCTTGTGAAAACTATATCCATTATTTTCACCACCTGGTCCATGTTGTGCAACTCCTCTTACAATGATAATGATATATTTCAGGAAGCAAGTAAAGACGTTGGGCAAGTACTTCGTGTTTAGCTTTTTCTGGGGCTTTTTTCAGTGGTTCTACACTGCAGGGGATGAGTGTGGATTCAAAAATTTCCCAACATTGGGCCTTGAAGCTTATAACAATAGGTCAGAACTGTGACACTATCCAAGATATGACACCTGCTGAGTATAATGTCCAATATCTGGAATAGTTTATACGTCTTCCATCTGGTAAAACAATAAGAGCTTGCAAATTCATCTGTGCCATCTCTTGTTATGCTGCACAAGTAAAACAGCAGTTATTTATGCCAAGCATCTGAAGTTTTGCTTAGTATTTCCAATTGGCTAGGCGCTAATTCAGAGGTATTGGTCTCTGATGCTAAACTTGGCTTATCGTCTTTCAGATTCTTCTTTGACTTCTCTCCTACATACGTTGGAGTTGGCATGATCTGCCCATACATCGTTAATGTGTCTGTTCTGCTGGGCGGTATCCTCTCATGGGGTGTAATGTGGCCTCTCATTGCCAAGAAGAAGGGGAGTTGGTACCCGGCTGACCTCGAAGACTCAAGTCTACATGGGCTGCAGGCTTACAGGGTAAACATCGATCCTACTTATGGCTGTTCTGTTATCTTTTCCCAAAGCTATACCATTCAGCTTCATCGCATGAGAACATTAGTTTTGTGACGAAGAATTCAACTGCTAGTTCCTTGCAATTGCAGGTTTTCGTTTCCATCGCTTTGATCCTTGGGGATGGTTTATACAACTTCATTAAGGTGCTGATCCGCACAATTGCGGGCTTCATAGCAATGGTGCAGCAAAATTCAAAAAACATGCTTCCTGTTTCGGACAATGGCAGTTCCATGTCCAGTACTGAAGCTGTATCCTTTGACGATGAACGTCGCACTGAGATTTTTCTGAAAGATCAAATTCCCAAGTCAGTTGCATACGGGGGCTATGTTGCAGTTGCCGCAATATCTATCGGCACCCTTCCTCAGATCTTCCCGCAGCTTAAGTGGTACTACATTTTGGTTGCCTATGTCGTGGCACCTGTCCTGGCCTTCTGCAACGCGTATGGAAGTGGCCTCACTGATTGGTCTCTCGCCTCCACCTACGGCAAGCTCGCCATCTTCGTGTTCGGTGCATGGGCCGGGCTCTCACAAGGTGGCGTGCTCGTTGGGCTCGCTGCGTGTGGTGTCATGATGAGCATCGTGTCGACAGCCTCAGACCTGATGCAAGACTTCAAGACTGGGTACCTGACGCTGGCGTCACCGAGGTCTATGTTCATCAGCCAGGTGATCGGCACCGGGATGGGGTGTGTCATCGGGCCCTGCGTCTTCTGGCTCTTCTACAAGGCGTTCGGTGACATTGGCGAGAGTGGCACAGAGTACCCGGTGCCCTATGCCATTGTGTACCGCAACATGGCCATCCTCGGCGTGGATGGCTTCCACTCGCTCCCTGAAAACTGCCTCACCCTCTGCTACATTTTCTTTGCGGCAGCGATCGTCATCAACCTTGTGAGGGACCTGACCCCGCACAGGGTGTCGAGGTTCATCCCGCTGCCAATGGCGATGGCGATCCCGTTCTACATCGGATCCTACTTCGCCATCGACATGTTTCTGGGCTGCGTGATCCTCTTCGTGTGGGAGCAGCTGAACAAGGCAAAAGCGGACGCGTTCGGACCTGCGGTCGCGTCGGGGCTGATCTGCGGAGATGGCATCTGGACCCTGCCGCAGTCCATTCTGGCCCTCGCCAAGGTGCAGCCTCCCATTTGCATGAAGTTTTTGTCCAGATCGACCAATGCCAAGGTCGACAGCTTCCTCGGGTTGTCATGATTTTACATAGAATGGCAAGTAGGCACGTCGTCATCCTGTAATTATTGGTGTAAAATGTAATCCCCAGGCTACTGATTTGTAGAAGAGAAGAGGTTTTGCTGTGGAGTGATCAAAGCATTGTCCGTGTAGTCTGTGTCAAGAGGAAAAGCTTTACTTAATATCCCTCTGCCTTCTTTGGTTCAATTCATGACTACTGTATTTCACGGTTATAGGTCTTTTGGAATGTGAAACGTTCGAATTTGTACGGATGTATAGGTGAAACTTTGATACTCCATGGGCAGGAAAAATCACACAAGGCAGATCTAGCACCAGGGAAGTTTGGAAGGATACTAGAGATGGAATATAATGGAAGAATCGATTCCTAACTTATTTTGCTAGATCCTACACACGGTGTTACTTATACGTTACTTGAGTAGCAAACACAACTCTTGTCCTGCAGGTAGACCTAGTCCACTCACATCATATGTCCGTTACATATAACTGCATAAGAGAGCAGTACTTAGATACACACCTAAACCTAGAAGTTAAGCTGTTGACACCCTGATGACTATATGCAAGATAGAGGCGATCCTGCAGAGGGTTTACATTTCTTGCTTGAAACGGCTCCATACCTACACAGAGCCTGAAGGATGGACTTGCGACATGATCATCCATTCAGGGCAGACTTGAAATGGTTGTCATCAATCGTGTTGTAAATGTTGCCCTGGTCAATATGCTCTTGGATGACCGCCCTGTGAAAGTAACAAGTGGCGTAGTTTGTGATAAAGAATAAAGACAAGATTCAGAATTGTAGTTCATGATAAAGAATAAGACTAATTTTGATAAAAGGGGTCAAACAATTTAATGGTAATATTTGTCTGTATCATATCAGTTTCTGTTTATATACCAAGAAAAAAGATAAGTCCCTGGGATTGGGAGGCTGTAATCAGGAAAAGAAAAGCTACTGAGCAGAGTACTAATAACTAAGAACTTGAAGAAACAATATGCAGGAAAGCAAGCTGCCAGTCTGGTTTTGTTCATTTAAGAAAGAAGATAGCAAGTTGAATACTGTATATCTTAGAGGGAGGGAGAAGGCAGAAAATACCTGACTACATCTTCAGGTAGTTTAAGATGAGCTGCGACATCTTTGATGTGCAGTCCATGCTCCCGGTCTCTGCAGTCATCAGTCTATTTCTCAACAAGATATGCTCCTCACATTTGTAATACAGTAATAAATTTGCTTTTAAAATTGGCACTGGAATACTAGCAAGGTAGAAGAAACAAACCTACTACAAAATGAGGTTTATACAAAACCCTTGAATCTATGGAATACAAAATTAGCCTCAGATGGTGTTCATCCAATTCAGCGTTCACCAAAAGGAGAATAAACTTTCCTGAATTTGTTCTCCTTACAGTTCTTCCATTATTTCTAGGTTCATAACCCTGAGCTAGCCTAGTGCCCTAGTGTTTCTAGGTCAAACCATTACTAAGTATGGCCATTCTTTACCATGGAGCTTTTCAAGCTCCGTAGGTTTGGTATCTGTACCAGCTTTAAAACACTATGGGGCTTGGGTTCTTTGGACTACGCTATTCATGAACATGAATCATGCGTGTAAGATTAGTTTTCTTTTACTGGGTCATGAAAAACACAGCAATAACATTTGATAGTAGAATCAGCTATAATTAACTTACATGGCTGCTGGGTCATGAAAAACACTCATGACCAATTTGGATACGTCGTTTCCAGCAGCGTTTCCTGATGCAGAAAACGTTGCAGCCTGAGGAAATAAATATGAAACATTAGAAAGACACTGGTAGATATTTGTAATATTATACAGTTAGAGAAACAACCTGATTATTAGAGAGCCAAACTTGGTTAGTATGACCAGGGGTTGccacactagcatttatttggGCCTGCAACCAATGTCACCATAAAAAAAAATGATCACTGGAAAACATAAAATCACCCGCAAAAAACTTAGTAAGTCACTCAACTCCCGGAATTAAATATGTGGGATCTTAGTACCTTTGGCCTGGTGTGATCCAGATGCACCTGAATGCAGTGCAGAAAGTGATGGGGTATTTCATTGAAGTTTGTTACACGCCTGACAAGAAATCATAAACAGTAAGATTTCAAGAAAAATGTATGTCTAAAATAGCTGTATCAAATTCACAATATATTTGTCCAGGCAAGGTGAGACTTTCTCCTCACTACTAGTTCATAAGCGACATTGAATCATCCCAAGAAGATCGTGCTACCAATTTGAGACATCAGATGACAAACAGCTTTCAATATGATATAATGTTGGATAAGCAACAATGAAACATTGCACATTTCATTAACATCGACATACTGGAGTATAAATAACCTAGACAGGTGGACGCAAACCTAGCAACCACTAAGTTATTATTTGAATTTGAGACAGCATAAGCCTTTTATTTAGTCTTCTACTTTAGCACAGGAAAAATGAAATTTTAGTACGGTGGTGCAATTCCATGGAAGAGATCAAACAACACACCAGTAATCCACAGGAAGCGGACATTGGAAGTAAGCATCACAAATCACCATGCAAGAGTAGAAAGACTAGTATATAGAGCTCACCGCACAGAGTAGGCAACTACATTGCGCTTTCCTTGAAAACCTTTCAAACCGCCATTGACTATGACATAGTTCTGGTTACTTGTAAAACCAAAACAAAGCAACACTATCAATTTTGACGCAATACAAACTGAATCATTGACATGCAACAGTTAATCTGTAATTCTTACTTGACATCAGCCATTTCCTTGGCATCGGAAGACTCATTTTCCCTTGAAAAAAGAATGGCATTAAATTAATGGAACAATCCAAAAGTGCTAAACATCAAATACAATCTGAAGCATCCTACCAACGATTCACATCTATCTTGCCGGTACCATCATCAAGAGTGAATTGAACATCTGTGACGCGCTCAACCTTATTCAACATGCGTCCAACAAGCCTAACCTGCAATCCAGAGTAAATACAACATTTTAAATGACTTCGATATGCCAACTAAATGCTCAATGCAAAACCATCTGAAACCAGATAAACTagatttcacaaaaaaaaagacaCTATAGCAAGTATTGGAAAAATCGCATAAAAGGGAAGCATTTCATTGAAACCCACCATACCTATGTCCCAGAGGCTAATTTTCAATAGAACGACATCAGACAAAAGAGGTCATTTTTGTTTCTTAATGGATAATGGATCTACTAATGAACAAATCTTCCATCGAAGCACTATGACCATCAAACCCAACCGCAAAAAATGCTGCTTTATACTCCAATATCTGGTCGATGAACGAATCTTACAAGCCTAAGCACCGCCGGGGAAAAAGGCAAAATCCGTACCGTGGACACCTCAACGCCGTCGATGGCGAAATTAGACTTGTCATCGCTGGCTTGCGCCGCGTCCATGATCTGTTTCACGGTGAGCGGGAGCAGCGTCTGCGCGCTCCGACCCTGCCCACCACACCGGTCGATCGGGAGCGCCCATGACGGGTCAGCAGGGGATGGAGAACAAATGGACGAAAGGGAACAAAACAAAGGGGGGATTCAGAAGGACCTTGGAGAAGCCGCTGCTCTCCGGGACCACCGTGGACTGTGAGGGCATGAAGCCCCCGCCGCCGAAGAGCGAGTTGGCATTcccggcgccaccgccgccgccgccgccgtcgtagtgcccgccgccgccaccgtacATCGCGGCGGTTAAAGCCCTAAACCCTAGGCTTCCAGAGGAAGGAAGGGAGGAGCAAAGGAACGAAGGCGGGAGAACGGTTGGGTTGGGGGAGCCTTTTGCCTCGTCCTATTTTGAGCGGAAATGCTGGCGGCCAGGCGGGCGATCGTTCCACCGCGCGCAGCTGTGCCGTACTTTGACCTTTCCACTTTTTTTTTCCCAGGTCTAGCGCTAGAACGTCCTGCCGCACAACTCGTCCGGACGCTGCTCCTGCACCCGCGTCCACATCACATCCCATACCTCTCACGTCCCGTATCCCATCCCACGCCCGCGTGCCCCGCATCCCATCCACGTCCCGCGCCCTGCGTCTCATCCCAAGCTAGCGCCTACGTCCGAACGTAGCACCCGGACGACTCCTACTCCAACGCCAACACCAACGCTGAGGCGAGACGGAGGAAAGGGAAGGAAGAGggaggcttttacctgtgtaTCCTTAAAAAAGATGCCACACTCCTGCGTATCCCTTaaaagttggtcgtcacctacATGCCATTGCTCGAACTTTTCTTTACCCTCACGCCATTCCGTCGGCATTCTGTTAGGTTTTGGCCGTTTGGCggctctgacatgtgggaccgggCTAGAAAAATATCCTCCTTGCCCTCTGGACTGACATATTGGGCCGCATCTCCTTCAGTCTCACCCGAGCCTCTCTCTCAGTCTCTCCCCCATTCTCTCCTCACTCTCTCACCCGAGCGCGGGAGCACGCGGCGAGGGCGCTCTTCGGGCTGGCGCTCAACGAGGACAACCGCGCCGCCATCGGCGTCCTGGGCGCGGTGCCTCCGCTCGTGGACCTGCTCACGTCCCCGGCCCACCAGCACCCGCCCCGCACGCGCCGCGACGCTGGGATGGCGCTCTACCACCTCACCCTCGCCGCCGTCAACCAGTCCAAGGTCGCGCGCTTCCCCGGTGCGCCCAAGGCGCTGCTCGCCGTCGCCTCGGCCGCCGCGGAGCCGGGCCCCATCCGGAGGCTCGCGCTCATGGTGGCCTGCAACGTGGCCGCCTGCGCCGAGGGCCGCAACGCGCTCATGGACGCGGGCGCCGTGGTGTCCGTCTCCGGCATCCTCCTCGCGCCTTCCCACGACAACGTGGACCTGGAGGAGTGGTGCGTGTCGGCGATGTACGCGATGAGCCGCGGCAGCCTCCGGTTCCGCGGCCTAGCGCGCGCGGCCGGCGCGGACCGGGCGCTCCGGCGCGTGGTGGCCGACGAGGGCGGCGGCGTTCGGCGCGAGATGGCTCGGAAGACGCTCCGCGCCATGCGGGGCGACCTCGACGACGAGGACGGCGGCGAGTTCAACGACCTGACCGGCAGCAGCGCGGAGTGCGGCGACGGCGAGGACTGCGGCGGGAGCATCGTGTCGGACGGGCTCATGTCGTTCCGGCGCCGGCAGCGCGAGCTCGGCGTCTCGTCGTGCGGGAACACCGCCGAGTTCTGAACCCGTTCTCTTCGGCGAGGCGGCGACCGGGTGTGCTCAGCTGTTTGGACTGTGGCACGGGACGTGTAAAGCGACCGGGTCGTGTGCCGGACAAGGCGTGGGCGGGCGGGGTTGTTGCTTGCAAGTCAGAGCATTGCCTTTGTTCTTCTACCCGTACTCCCTCGCGCACCTGATCTGCTGGCTGGCAGGCAGCTCGTGTCCTTGACGGGGCCAGCCATGTTTAGAGCGAGACACACGCACGCATGTATCTCCATCAGGCATCAGTAAAGGAAACCATCTTTGTGCTCTGATCTACTCGCTCTAATCTTTCATTGATGCTTCCTGGCCCTACACTGTCAATCACTTGTCTCCAGTCACTAATGTTTGATGATTGCAGTTAGACGAGAGGAGAGGCGCATCATGCGCTCTGCGTCCGGATCGTAGCAAAGCCAATTGGCCTGGCAATGGCACAGGGGAAACGAAAAAGATCAGACGTCCATACAAGCCCAAGGGCAACTGAGTCATTCTCCAGAGCCGTTACCCACCGTTAGGAGCAAATGCCGACGGAATGGCGTGAGagaaaagaaaagttcgagcgagGGCATGTAGGTGACGATCAACTTTTGAAGGGTACGCAGGAGTGTGAcatcttttttaagggtacacaggtaaaagcctcaggaagaggaggagaggagaggagatggCGAGGTGCGTCAACCGAGGTAGAAGCCAAAGTCATGTGGCAGTCCGCTGTCCGCCAACTACCGGTGTTATTGTAACATATGCAATACTCAATCTATTTTTAAAACATTCagatacaacatgtgcaacatatgtctgaagacagataaaacatttgaaacacttgcaaaaacacccgaAAACAAATGAAAAGccattgtaaaacatatgcaacgtccaaataaaacacttgcaacatatgtgcaaaatatatgcaacatccaaataaacaccctTATAATATACGTCtggaaaaatagatgaaacattggaaacagaagcttgcaacatacgtatgcaaccattgcaacatcacgatctacttttgtaacatccgtatgaaacacttacaatatacctatgaaacatctgaaacacttgaaacttgTAACATATGTTTTCACCCTTCTTTCGTACAATGCAGCTCAGAGTGGGGGAACGTCCGGTTTCGGCCAGTGGGCAGTCGAGGATGGTGGCGCGGCCAGCTGCGCTTGCGCCTAGCCTAAGCCCGGCTAGCGACGGCCCCCTCTCCTGGCTGTCTGGCCTGGGCACGGAGGGGAACAGAGGCGCCACAGGGGATAGCGACGCTTAGAGCAACCACAGTGTATATGGGCTAAGTAGTCCATATGGGTAGCTTTTGTGTCAGTGGACTATAGCTATTGTTGTCTCCACAATGTTTCAGCCAACAAGTAGTCCAtaagtgtcgcagaaccgaccaatttataagaatacaagtacaatggcaatccgcaagcggtcgcactgttatacttgaacccatataaacccgatagtccgtcgagtactacgacgggtctcgataaacgatttacaacaacccaGATCgcacaggattcaacatacatgccacatattatataacgttcacagatacttttcatcatcagagtacgaataaaagttattacaaaccgagtttgataaataaagcgaaagcaaataagttcgaagataaagtttccaacatattttgatacagtgccaaaccagatcacggtccacaaaagcaaagatagggattactaaagaagcctgcccaaggcttactcctcatccccaacgggatagaagcaactcttgcaataaccatgatacatagtgccatctgcaacaatgggaaaataaaccctgagtacgagaaggtactcagctagacttacccgtcataaatcagaaataaaatgactccaaggattatgcaaagctgtataagtggacgtaacttgccaatattttgcgtaaaagcaattgagtcatggtacagttataaattctttaccaggttaattataactatccatttctaggttagcaactatcctgtgccaaacatgtggtatatcatttagaagcatacaataataaccatagcaggtattgtaattccatattcatctgaaccatcatgtttcataacatagttgctacgatgttgggactagccaagtttctcactatccgggagagatggcgattcgaatcgatttcaaccagctgggaatttattcctaacacaaacccagatctaccagctatgatagtcttaggtcacctttggtacaactcaggtacacatttcgcgggtccgtaccacgccgcacaatctggaacaccaaatgccaggatgctcaggccaagcctgcccttgggctcagtctgatcgttccccggaaggagcgcacaacagaacggttcccggcctgagttgaattactcggcttcgcggtcgaaacgagttatccggccagctaagtgagagacatgcgttcaatcttgtcagaagcgtcaacaacggtacgatccttaatcgacacagatgaggataagtccacacccaagacctccatatcttgttgcttctctatcgactttccgtccggtctcaatttacttttacctcatggttctgttccacgatagcagatatagccaaccgtgctccggtatccacctacatctcgcaggtgacaggacatcacccaatttctaccggtctaagcatggctaagcatatattcgatcctggacctataccggttaaagggttaatatctggacaaggaatttacatgcatcaagtggtttcattcaactcttataacctaatgcatcaatcataaatacgtagtaaatatttataaattattgggagacttataatgctttggggcttgcctcgcagaaagaaagtagggcggtggtcaggatacTCCGGAAGTTCTTcaaggttctgctccacgccttcgggagctgtggcttgcggatcctcctgctggttcccttcctctacttcttcaaattccagcaacgtgatctcttcctccgatcctagatgtatgagtatggcataagtattacgaatgcatttatgttaacaagtgcatcatgtttattgagtaggtgcatatctcttctcgattattacttaactacttctacaatgcatcgactatgccacaaacagtagctacttatttcactcataactagagttctactaatccaaaaatagtgatcctggactttctggaaagcttatcaaattctctacaactttgttattaatcatttttacagtacacaccagtttcaacatgcaactcatcaaactcgaGAATCAGTCcgaaaactatttaatatgcaatataaagt is from Miscanthus floridulus cultivar M001 chromosome 7, ASM1932011v1, whole genome shotgun sequence and encodes:
- the LOC136467377 gene encoding probable metal-nicotianamine transporter YSL14, encoding MAPHTTAAGGSGEDEVSEAAAAASPALRHRHAGKGEGEGEWLGGNGAGAGADGGQAASVERVFADKAVPSWREQLTLRAFVVSALLAVMFSVIVMKLNLTTGIIPSLNVSAGLLGFFFVRMWTAAVERMGFLRQPFTRQENTVIQTCVVSAYGIAFSGGFGSYLFGMSDKIAKQATEANDANNIKDPHLGWMIGFLFLVSFIGLFALVPLRKIMIVDYKLTYPSGTATAYLINGFHTPEGAKLAKKQVKTLGKYFVFSFFWGFFQWFYTAGDECGFKNFPTLGLEAYNNRFFFDFSPTYVGVGMICPYIVNVSVLLGGILSWGVMWPLIAKKKGSWYPADLEDSSLHGLQAYRVFVSIALILGDGLYNFIKVLIRTIAGFIAMVQQNSKNMLPVSDNGSSMSSTEAVSFDDERRTEIFLKDQIPKSVAYGGYVAVAAISIGTLPQIFPQLKWYYILVAYVVAPVLAFCNAYGSGLTDWSLASTYGKLAIFVFGAWAGLSQGGVLVGLAACGVMMSIVSTASDLMQDFKTGYLTLASPRSMFISQVIGTGMGCVIGPCVFWLFYKAFGDIGESGTEYPVPYAIVYRNMAILGVDGFHSLPENCLTLCYIFFAAAIVINLVRDLTPHRVSRFIPLPMAMAIPFYIGSYFAIDMFLGCVILFVWEQLNKAKADAFGPAVASGLICGDGIWTLPQSILALAKVQPPICMKFLSRSTNAKVDSFLGLS
- the LOC136467380 gene encoding replication protein A 32 kDa subunit B-like; its protein translation is MYGGGGGHYDGGGGGGGAGNANSLFGGGGFMPSQSTVVPESSGFSKGRSAQTLLPLTVKQIMDAAQASDDKSNFAIDGVEVSTVRLVGRMLNKVERVTDVQFTLDDGTGKIDVNRWENESSDAKEMADVNNQNYVIVNGGLKGFQGKRNVVAYSVRRVTNFNEIPHHFLHCIQVHLDHTRPKAQINASVATPGHTNQVWLSNNQAATFSASGNAAGNDVSKLVMSVFHDPAAIDREHGLHIKDVAAHLKLPEDVVRAVIQEHIDQGNIYNTIDDNHFKSALNG
- the LOC136467381 gene encoding U-box domain-containing protein 38-like, yielding MALYHLTLAAVNQSKVARFPGAPKALLAVASAAAEPGPIRRLALMVACNVAACAEGRNALMDAGAVVSVSGILLAPSHDNVDLEEWCVSAMYAMSRGSLRFRGLARAAGADRALRRVVADEGGGVRREMARKTLRAMRGDLDDEDGGEFNDLTGSSAECGDGEDCGGSIVSDGLMSFRRRQRELGVSSCGNTAEF